In Mus caroli unplaced genomic scaffold, CAROLI_EIJ_v1.1 scaffold_16829_1, whole genome shotgun sequence, one DNA window encodes the following:
- the LOC110288958 gene encoding Ig kappa chain V19-17-like has protein sequence MDIKMESQTQVLVFVLLWLSGVDGDIVMTQSQKFMSTSVGERVSITCKASQNVCNALAWYQQKPGKSPKPLIYLASNWHTGVPDRFTGSGSGIYFTLTISSVQAEDLADYFCQQYYSTPPTVLQPSTQTSLRV, from the exons ATGGACATTAAGATGGAGTCACAGACTCAGGTCTTGGTATTCGTATTGCTCTGGTTGTCTG GTGTTGATGGAGACATTGTGATGACCCAGTCACAAAAATTCATGTCCACATCAGTAGGAGAGAGGGTCAGCATCACCTGCAAGGCCAGTCAGAATGTGTGTAATGCTTTAGCCTGGTATCAACAGAAACCAGGGAAATCTCCGAAACCACTGATTTACTTGGCATCCAATTGGCACACTGGAGTCCCTGATCGCTTCACAGGCAGTGGATCTGGGATATATTTCACTCTTACCATCAGCAGTGTGCAGGCTGAAGACCTGGCAGATTATTTCTGTCAGCAATATTATAGCACTCCTCCCACAGTGCTTCAGCCTTCTACACAAACCTCCTTGAGAGTTTAA